In the genome of Cyanobacterium sp. T60_A2020_053, one region contains:
- a CDS encoding vitamin K epoxide reductase family protein, whose product MIRRRRNVPWIQRYARYILGAIALVGLLLTAYLTITKLLGGEVACTVDASQGAGCDGVLNSAYAYPFDPQGKTGPPLSIFGSLAYLTMAILALAPLTVSAEDKKKLRLKLEENSWLLILALSFAMATFSGYLMSILAFELQTVCYYCIGSALFSLSLLIVTLIGHDWDDLGQILFTGAVVIVITIVSALGVYANANTVAVTGAEVANVNPEGKIITPKPTTAATPPLGWEITTESGPAEIELAQHLATVGATKYTAYWCPHCYDQKQLFGKEAYDIVPHIECTPDGLNGDPQKCEGIVKAFPTWLINGKVYEGTQSLERLAELTGYTGNTDFKYSLR is encoded by the coding sequence ATGATACGTCGTCGTCGAAATGTGCCTTGGATTCAGCGCTATGCCCGTTATATTCTTGGGGCTATCGCTTTGGTTGGTTTACTTTTAACTGCTTATTTAACCATTACTAAACTTTTAGGGGGAGAGGTTGCTTGTACGGTGGATGCTTCTCAGGGTGCTGGTTGTGATGGTGTCTTAAATAGTGCCTACGCCTATCCTTTTGACCCACAAGGTAAAACAGGACCACCGTTAAGTATTTTCGGTAGTTTAGCATATTTAACGATGGCTATTTTAGCCCTAGCGCCCCTCACCGTATCTGCTGAGGACAAAAAAAAATTAAGACTAAAATTAGAAGAAAATAGCTGGTTATTAATATTGGCATTAAGTTTCGCTATGGCTACCTTTAGCGGTTATTTAATGTCTATTCTGGCTTTTGAATTGCAAACGGTTTGTTACTATTGTATCGGCTCGGCTTTATTTTCCTTAAGTTTATTAATTGTTACTTTAATTGGTCATGATTGGGATGATTTAGGACAAATTCTTTTTACGGGCGCTGTGGTAATTGTCATCACCATAGTAAGTGCTTTAGGGGTTTACGCCAATGCTAATACGGTGGCGGTGACGGGCGCTGAGGTGGCTAATGTGAACCCTGAGGGTAAGATTATCACTCCTAAGCCTACTACCGCAGCTACACCCCCTCTCGGCTGGGAAATCACCACCGAATCAGGACCTGCTGAAATCGAACTAGCTCAACATTTAGCAACGGTGGGCGCTACTAAATATACTGCTTATTGGTGTCCTCATTGTTACGATCAAAAGCAATTATTTGGTAAAGAGGCTTACGATATAGTACCTCACATCGAATGTACTCCCGACGGCTTAAATGGCGATCCTCAAAAATGTGAGGGCATAGTAAAAGCGTTTCCCACATGGTTAATTAACGGCAAAGTTTACGAAGGTACACAATCCCTTGAGCGATTAGCAGAGTTAACTGGTTACACTGGTAATACTGATTTTAAATACAGTTTACGATAA
- a CDS encoding carbon dioxide-concentrating mechanism protein CcmK — MPSQSAVGSIETKGFPGILAAADAMVKAGRITLVGYIRVGSARFTVNIRGDVSEVKTAMAAGIEAVKKAEGATLESWVIIPRPHQNVCAVLPIDYTESVEVYRQAVEGNTAPYLQQG; from the coding sequence ATGCCTTCACAGTCAGCCGTTGGCTCTATTGAAACGAAAGGTTTTCCGGGTATTCTTGCCGCTGCCGATGCCATGGTAAAAGCCGGTAGGATTACTTTAGTTGGTTATATCCGAGTTGGTAGCGCCCGTTTTACCGTCAATATCCGTGGGGATGTGTCCGAAGTTAAAACCGCTATGGCTGCCGGTATTGAAGCCGTTAAAAAGGCGGAGGGCGCTACTCTTGAATCATGGGTTATTATCCCTCGCCCTCATCAAAATGTTTGTGCTGTACTACCCATTGACTACACCGAATCAGTGGAAGTATATCGTCAAGCGGTGGAAGGTAACACCGCGCCTTATTTACAACAGGGTTAA
- a CDS encoding ABC transporter ATP-binding protein: protein MLSNSINETQPLAIATENLTKIFDGHIAVNEVDLQIKQGEVYGLIGPNGAGKTTLIKMLATAEEPTTGEIYLNGERLLLDDNNPRIKQYLGYLPDDFPLYDDLTVIDYLDYFARLYHLKQPQRRERLYQVLDLVNLESKRHSLITTLSRGMKQRLSLARTIIHEPMILLLDEPVSGLDPIARLEFREAIKSLQEAGMTILISSHVLSDLAELCTSIGIMELGCLVENASLTELYQRLSRQQIFISALGEWDKLEQELNTASLVENWEKVIDKNYYRVNFSGLPEDSALLLKQLISVGIPIHDFHCQREDLESIFLNLGHQQPS, encoded by the coding sequence ATGCTTTCTAACTCAATCAATGAAACTCAACCTTTAGCCATTGCTACAGAGAATTTAACCAAAATCTTTGATGGGCATATTGCCGTCAATGAAGTGGATTTGCAAATTAAACAAGGGGAGGTTTATGGTTTAATTGGACCTAATGGCGCTGGTAAGACTACTCTAATTAAAATGTTAGCCACTGCAGAAGAACCAACTACAGGGGAAATTTACCTTAATGGGGAAAGATTACTACTAGATGATAATAACCCCCGTATTAAGCAATATTTGGGTTATTTACCTGATGATTTTCCCCTCTACGATGATTTAACCGTTATTGATTACCTCGATTATTTTGCCCGTTTATATCATCTCAAACAACCTCAGCGCCGTGAACGATTGTATCAAGTTCTCGACTTAGTGAATTTAGAGTCCAAAAGGCATAGTCTCATCACCACTTTATCAAGGGGCATGAAACAGCGTTTAAGTCTTGCTCGTACCATCATTCACGAGCCCATGATACTACTTTTAGATGAGCCTGTATCAGGATTAGACCCTATCGCGCGCCTAGAATTTAGAGAGGCAATTAAATCTTTACAGGAAGCAGGAATGACTATTTTAATATCATCCCATGTCTTGAGTGATTTAGCTGAACTTTGTACTTCTATTGGTATCATGGAATTAGGTTGTTTAGTGGAAAATGCTAGTTTAACAGAGCTTTATCAGCGTCTCAGTCGTCAACAAATTTTTATTTCAGCACTAGGAGAATGGGATAAGTTAGAACAAGAATTAAATACTGCTTCCCTTGTGGAAAACTGGGAAAAAGTAATTGACAAGAACTATTATCGGGTTAATTTTTCTGGATTACCCGAAGACAGCGCCCTCCTTCTCAAACAATTAATCTCCGTGGGTATTCCCATTCATGATTTTCACTGTCAAAGGGAAGATTTAGAAAGTATTTTCTTAAATTTAGGACATCAACAACCGTCATAG
- a CDS encoding carbon dioxide-concentrating mechanism protein CcmK produces the protein MPEAVGVIQTLGFPAILAAADTMVKSARVTLVYFDKAESGQFAIAIRGAVSEVKTAMKEGLREAEEVFGGEVITHYIVPNPPPNVVDVLPIGHNDISDPYRV, from the coding sequence GCCAGAAGCAGTGGGAGTAATTCAAACCCTAGGTTTTCCTGCTATCCTTGCCGCCGCCGATACTATGGTGAAAAGCGCCCGTGTCACTTTAGTTTATTTTGATAAAGCCGAAAGTGGTCAATTTGCCATTGCTATTCGGGGGGCGGTGTCGGAAGTTAAAACTGCCATGAAAGAAGGTTTAAGGGAAGCAGAAGAAGTTTTTGGCGGTGAAGTGATCACTCATTACATCGTGCCGAATCCCCCCCCCAATGTGGTGGATGTGCTACCCATTGGGCATAATGATATTTCTGATCCCTATCGGGTATAA
- a CDS encoding SWIM zinc finger family protein, whose translation MINRQWWVEKWLELLDSYRYKKRLERARNYAREGNVLNLEFRQNHLVAEVQGSEDKPYRVTLSLDTFSDEDWGYVINTMSQKAILAAQLLVGEMPSEIEQVFIKNGLSLFPFNLTDVKSRCTCADKVNPCKHIGAVYYQLADRFSEDPFIIFQLRGRSKEQILEALRICRTIKLSGEKLEPEMLGKIKSLPKKKPKQNKISVPLNIDNFWEYNEPLDASLVVITPPTDKKNILEVLGSIPLPYNDSEEVMEYLKQVYNSVPLKVMQITLTNN comes from the coding sequence ATGATTAATCGACAATGGTGGGTAGAAAAATGGTTAGAATTACTAGACTCTTATCGTTATAAAAAAAGACTAGAAAGAGCGAGAAATTATGCCAGAGAAGGTAATGTTTTAAATCTTGAATTTAGACAAAATCATCTAGTTGCAGAAGTGCAAGGAAGTGAAGATAAACCTTATCGAGTAACCTTATCTTTGGATACTTTTTCCGATGAAGATTGGGGTTATGTAATTAACACCATGTCTCAAAAAGCTATCCTTGCCGCCCAATTATTAGTAGGTGAAATGCCTTCGGAAATTGAGCAAGTTTTTATTAAAAATGGTTTAAGTCTTTTTCCATTTAATTTAACTGACGTAAAATCTCGTTGCACTTGTGCTGATAAAGTTAATCCTTGTAAACATATTGGTGCTGTTTACTATCAATTAGCTGATCGTTTTAGCGAAGACCCTTTTATTATATTTCAGCTAAGGGGTAGAAGTAAAGAACAAATTTTAGAAGCATTAAGAATATGTCGTACTATCAAATTATCAGGAGAAAAATTAGAACCAGAAATGTTAGGTAAAATTAAATCTTTACCGAAGAAGAAACCAAAACAAAATAAAATTTCTGTACCTTTAAATATAGACAATTTTTGGGAATATAATGAACCTTTAGATGCTTCTTTAGTGGTGATTACTCCTCCTACAGATAAAAAAAATATTTTAGAGGTTCTTGGCTCAATTCCCTTGCCTTATAATGATTCTGAAGAAGTCATGGAATATCTTAAACAAGTATATAATTCTGTACCTCTAAAAGTTATGCAAATTACCTTAACAAATAATTAG
- the msrA gene encoding peptide-methionine (S)-S-oxide reductase MsrA, whose protein sequence is MFLFGLGDKKLTLPKPEEALKGRNTKMPLPTQHYVNGNSFKTEYPSHLALAMFGMGCFWGAERKFWQLENGIYLTAVGYAAGYTPNPTYEEVCSGLTGHNEVVRVVYDPEIISYETLLKVFWENHNPTQGMRQGNDRGTQYRSGIYTYSEAQKQLALQSKNLYQQELTKANLGDITTEIIDAPEFYFAEGYHQQYLAKNPNGYCGLGGCNVDLPMVEGAVFS, encoded by the coding sequence ATGTTTTTATTTGGACTTGGCGATAAAAAATTGACTCTACCCAAACCCGAAGAAGCCCTCAAAGGTAGAAATACTAAAATGCCTTTACCCACTCAGCATTATGTCAATGGTAATTCTTTTAAAACAGAATACCCCAGTCATCTGGCATTAGCAATGTTTGGTATGGGTTGTTTTTGGGGCGCTGAAAGAAAATTTTGGCAGTTAGAAAATGGCATTTATTTAACTGCTGTCGGTTATGCTGCTGGTTATACCCCAAATCCGACATATGAAGAAGTTTGTAGCGGTTTAACAGGTCATAATGAAGTGGTGAGAGTGGTTTATGATCCTGAAATTATCAGTTATGAAACCTTACTAAAAGTATTCTGGGAAAATCATAACCCCACCCAAGGAATGCGTCAAGGCAATGATCGAGGCACTCAATATCGTTCAGGTATTTACACTTATTCTGAAGCTCAAAAACAATTAGCTTTACAGTCCAAAAACCTATATCAACAAGAGTTAACAAAAGCTAATTTAGGAGATATTACCACCGAAATTATCGATGCGCCTGAATTTTATTTTGCAGAAGGTTATCATCAACAATATTTAGCTAAAAATCCCAATGGTTATTGCGGTTTAGGTGGTTGTAATGTTGATTTGCCTATGGTGGAGGGCGCTGTTTTTTCATAA
- a CDS encoding mechanosensitive ion channel family protein → MESLNITLLLKILTPLLILTAIIVTSLIIENRLKKIAISINNTPKLKQYTFVPKSFNGIIFVWSVVGAFALILPMLDLPSALNTLIEKIIIVIALSAGTLLASRLAVSTIQIYSIKSDTTVSLSSLFEYLTKVIIFTIGFLIIIQSIGVKITALITAFGVGSLSIGLAFQNTLSNLISGVNIILAGKIRVGDYIATKIGEEGYVVDVELRYTVVKDIYDNITVIPNSQIIDSSFKNYSLENSSMLLPIQIGISYDSDLDKVEKITLNVAKKILETVKGGYKEYEPFLRYEKLDQFAIKFTVYLKIHEYFDRLIITHEFLKELYRVYQQENIKIAYPITNNFIDVN, encoded by the coding sequence ATGGAATCATTAAATATAACGTTACTACTAAAAATATTAACTCCATTATTAATTTTAACTGCAATTATTGTCACTTCTTTAATAATCGAAAATCGATTAAAAAAAATTGCTATAAGTATTAATAATACTCCCAAACTTAAGCAATATACTTTTGTTCCGAAATCATTTAACGGCATTATTTTTGTGTGGTCGGTGGTGGGCGCTTTTGCCTTGATTTTACCCATGCTAGATTTACCCAGCGCCCTCAACACTTTAATTGAAAAAATAATTATAGTTATAGCACTTTCTGCTGGTACTCTTTTAGCATCTCGTTTAGCCGTAAGTACCATTCAAATTTATAGTATCAAAAGTGATACCACAGTCTCTTTAAGTTCTCTTTTTGAATATCTAACCAAAGTAATTATATTTACCATTGGTTTTTTAATTATCATTCAATCTATCGGCGTAAAAATTACTGCTTTAATTACCGCTTTTGGAGTAGGTAGTTTGTCCATTGGTTTAGCATTTCAAAACACATTAAGTAATCTAATTTCAGGGGTTAATATCATTTTAGCTGGGAAAATTAGAGTAGGAGATTATATTGCCACAAAAATAGGAGAAGAAGGTTATGTAGTCGATGTGGAATTGCGTTACACAGTGGTAAAAGATATTTACGACAATATCACAGTGATACCAAATAGCCAAATTATCGATAGTAGTTTTAAAAATTATAGCCTCGAAAATTCCAGTATGTTATTACCTATTCAAATTGGTATTAGTTATGATAGTGATCTTGATAAAGTAGAAAAAATAACCTTAAATGTAGCCAAGAAAATACTAGAAACAGTAAAAGGAGGCTATAAAGAATATGAGCCTTTTTTGAGATATGAAAAACTGGATCAATTTGCCATTAAGTTTACAGTTTATTTAAAAATACATGAATATTTTGACCGTTTAATAATCACTCATGAATTTTTAAAAGAATTATATCGAGTTTATCAACAAGAAAATATTAAAATTGCCTATCCTATTACTAATAATTTTATTGATGTTAATTAG
- a CDS encoding rubredoxin: MIYDPLIGDPDSGIVAGTAFEDIPDDWVCPICGAEKKLFIPYEEVITA; encoded by the coding sequence ATGATTTATGATCCTCTAATTGGTGATCCTGATTCGGGAATTGTTGCTGGAACTGCGTTTGAGGATATTCCTGATGACTGGGTATGCCCTATTTGTGGCGCTGAGAAAAAACTTTTTATTCCCTATGAAGAAGTAATCACGGCTTAA